DNA sequence from the Schlegelella aquatica genome:
ATGCTGCTTGCGCCAGGCCAGGAAGGTGCGCGTGAAGTGCAGCACGGAGTCAGGGTCGGCCTCGTTGATGTCCACCGCCAGCTGGCGATGCGTCTCGGGGACCGGCAACCAAGGCTCGACGGCGCGCGCACCGCTGAAGCCGGCGTGGGGCAGGGTGCTGTCCCAGGGCATCGGCGTGCGGCAGCCGTCGCGCCCCTTGAACTCGGGCCAGAAGTTGATGCCGTACGGGTCCTGCAGGCGCTCGTAAGGCACCTCGGCCTCGGGTAAGCCCAGTTCGTCGCCCTGATACCAGCACGCGCTGCCACGCAGCGACAAGAGCATGGCCAGCGCCAGTTTGTTGTAGGCCGCGGGTGCGTCGGGGCCGCCCCAGCGCGTGCGCACGCGCGCCACGTCGTGGTTGCCGAGAGACCAGCAGGGCCAGCCGCCGTCCATCGCCGCTTCCAGCTCTTCGACCTGGCTGCGGATGTAGGTGGCCGTGTTCTCGTGCGTGAGCAGGTTGAAGCTGTAGGCCATGTGCAGCTTGTTGCCGCTCGCGGTGTAGGCGGCCATCGTCGCCAACGCGTTGTCGTCGCCGATCTCGCCCAGGCTCGCCGCACCGTACTCGTCCAGCAGATCGCGCACCTTCTCCAGAAAGGCCAGGTTCTCGAACTGCGTCTTGTCGTACAGGTGCTGCTGCATGCCGTACGGGTTGGTGTCCTGCACCGACTGGGTGTCGCGCTTCTTGGCTGGCGGGTTGTCGCGCAGTTTGCGGTCGTGGAAGTGGAAGTTGCAGGCATCGAACCTGAAGCCGTCCACTCCTCGCTCCAGCCAGAACCGGATGTCGGACAGCACCTGGCGCTGCACTTCCTCGCAGTGGAAGTTCAGGTCCGGCTGGCTGGTGAGGAAGTTGTGCAGGTAGTACTGGCGCCGTCGCGCGTCCCACTGCCACGCCGACCCCCCGAACACACTCAGCCAGTTCGTAGGCGGCGTGCCGTCGGGCTTCGGGTCCGCCCACACGTACCAGTCGGCCTTGGCGTTGCTGCGGCTGGAGCGGCTTTCCTGGAACCACGGGTGCTGGTCGGAAGTGTGCGAGAGCACCTGGTCGATCACCACCTTGAGGCCCAGTTCGTGGGCTCGGGCGACCAACCGGTCGAAGTCCTGCAAGGTGCCGAACATCGGATCGACGTCCCGGTAGTCCGAGATGTCGTAGCCGAAATCCTTCATCGGCGAGCGGAAGAACGGCGAGATCCAGATCGCATCGACGCCGAGGCCGGCGACATAGGGCAGCTTGTCGATGATGCCCGGCAGGTCGCCGATCCCGTCGCCGTTGCTGTCGGCGAAGCTGCGCGGGTAAATCTGGTAGATGACTCCGCCGCGCCACCAGGCGTCGAGCGGACGAACGTCGGTCTTGGACATGGAAGAGGCTTTCCGGGATCGGACGCAATGGCCTGGCCGGCGTGCCGGTCAGGACGTTGCGCCCTCCTCGTGGAGGGCGAAGGAAAGGGCCGCACGGCCCTCAACCACGGGCGATCACCACCAGGCTTCTACTTGGATGCCGTAGGTCATGCCGTCTCGGTCGTTGCCGAACACTCCGCCCGTGCCGGCGTTGCCGGCCGCGTCGTTCCATTTGGCGTACGTGGCGAAGGCGCGAAACACCGGGCGCGACCAGAAGCCCCGCGACAGCGACAGCTGAGGCGCGACGGTGAACTTCGTCAGGTGAGCGGTGGCCTTGCCTTCTTCCTTCGTGCGATCGTGTCCGAGCTCGAAAGCCAGGCTCATGTGATCGCTGAAGTTGTACTGAGGACGCACGCCGATGCTGTACCAGGTGGTCTTGTTGCCGTTGTCCGGCTTGACCTGCTCGGCCACGAAGGCGGCCATCCCCGACCAGTTCGACCCCTGCGGCGCGATGTAGAGCTGGTCGATGAAGCGCCAGCTCGAACCTTTGGCAGAGCGGTTCGCATCGCGGAAGGTCGGCACCGACGCGCCGCCGAAGCCGGCGTCGTTGCCGATCACCAAGGCCGCCTTGTTGAAGCCGCCCAGGATGCCGGTTTGCATGTGCTCGGCGAACAGCGCGAAGCCATTGCCCTCGCCACCGGCAGGACTCCCCGCGCTGTCGCCCTTCAGGAGCACGAGCTCGAACTCGAGCTTGCCATTCGGGTTCACCGGGATGTCGTAGACGCGGGCCGACAGGCGCCGAGTGTTGAGCCCATTGACCGCGTCGTTGACCAGGGTGTCGTCGCCTTTGCTGTGGTAGGCCAGCGCCAGCTTGGCCGCGCCGCCCAGCGCGATGTCCTCGATACCGCCGCCCAGACCGCTGTTGTTCCAGTAGTAGTAGTCGTTGATGTGGATGTCGTGGCGGTTGTAGTAGCGCTTGCC
Encoded proteins:
- a CDS encoding alpha-glucosidase family protein yields the protein MSKTDVRPLDAWWRGGVIYQIYPRSFADSNGDGIGDLPGIIDKLPYVAGLGVDAIWISPFFRSPMKDFGYDISDYRDVDPMFGTLQDFDRLVARAHELGLKVVIDQVLSHTSDQHPWFQESRSSRSNAKADWYVWADPKPDGTPPTNWLSVFGGSAWQWDARRRQYYLHNFLTSQPDLNFHCEEVQRQVLSDIRFWLERGVDGFRFDACNFHFHDRKLRDNPPAKKRDTQSVQDTNPYGMQQHLYDKTQFENLAFLEKVRDLLDEYGAASLGEIGDDNALATMAAYTASGNKLHMAYSFNLLTHENTATYIRSQVEELEAAMDGGWPCWSLGNHDVARVRTRWGGPDAPAAYNKLALAMLLSLRGSACWYQGDELGLPEAEVPYERLQDPYGINFWPEFKGRDGCRTPMPWDSTLPHAGFSGARAVEPWLPVPETHRQLAVDINEADPDSVLHFTRTFLAWRKQHRALVCGSIRFIDVPQPVLALERLPERAGEATRMLAAFNTAAHPVKVRLPRLPGATPLRGHGFAPRQFGRLDGRDLELPPYGAYFAALAD
- a CDS encoding maltoporin, with product MRGKFKLLAAAAAVAGAFGAMPASAQGLEFHGYLRTGTGSSSEGGKQVCFSAPGAGAKYRLGNECETYGEVAFALPFGKSDGPYAKYNLMLATIENNAASDFESVKGDKFDIASRQNYFEAGGFFGPGALQNAKVWIGKRYYNRHDIHINDYYYWNNSGLGGGIEDIALGGAAKLALAYHSKGDDTLVNDAVNGLNTRRLSARVYDIPVNPNGKLEFELVLLKGDSAGSPAGGEGNGFALFAEHMQTGILGGFNKAALVIGNDAGFGGASVPTFRDANRSAKGSSWRFIDQLYIAPQGSNWSGMAAFVAEQVKPDNGNKTTWYSIGVRPQYNFSDHMSLAFELGHDRTKEEGKATAHLTKFTVAPQLSLSRGFWSRPVFRAFATYAKWNDAAGNAGTGGVFGNDRDGMTYGIQVEAWW